The stretch of DNA TACCTTCGAAGACCTGGAGAACACACCCGCTCCGAGAAGAGACTTGCTTCGCCGCAAGTCATACCTCATGTTCAACACGGTAGAAACATCGCGAGGATGTCCATTTCGCTGCAGCTACTGTTCAGTCAGCACATTCTTCGGACATACTTATCGCTGCCGCCCAGTAACAGACGTGGTCAGGGACGTTGAAACATTAAAAGGTATCCTTATCTTTTTTGTAGACGATAATATTGTAGGCATTCCAAAGCGGGCAAAAAATCTATTCAGGGCACTCATACCTTATAGGAGAAAATGGATAGGTCAGGCGTCATTGACAATAGCGAGGGATCCTGAGCTGCTTGACTTAGCCGCACGCAGTGGTTGCGCTGGATTATTTATCGGTTTCGAGTCACTGTCACAGGAAAGTTTACATGAGGCAGCCAAAACGATTAACTTTGTGAATCGTTATGCTGACGAAATTAAGAAGATACACGATCATGGAATCGCAATTCACGGCGCTTTCATCTTTGGATTTGACCACGA from candidate division WOR-3 bacterium encodes:
- a CDS encoding B12-binding domain-containing radical SAM protein, whose amino-acid sequence is TFEDLENTPAPRRDLLRRKSYLMFNTVETSRGCPFRCSYCSVSTFFGHTYRCRPVTDVVRDVETLKGILIFFVDDNIVGIPKRAKNLFRALIPYRRKWIGQASLTIARDPELLDLAARSGCAGLFIGFESLSQESLHEAAKTINFVNRYADEIKKIHDHGIAIHGAFIFGFDHDDDSVFERTVDFVKRNRLDSASFSILTPFPGTQVYWKLINENRLISKDWNRYGSAVFEPKLMSREKLIDGCAWAWKECYSYTSVLRRLARPKRLWFIHFLLNFGYKQAIDQYI